One Phaseolus vulgaris cultivar G19833 chromosome 2, P. vulgaris v2.0, whole genome shotgun sequence DNA window includes the following coding sequences:
- the LOC137811064 gene encoding uncharacterized protein — protein sequence MGTPTLIGPPELYIVKPTATLTQGAPAPAPAVTSTTPSDPFMDQMVAAFNTIATSNMTLTENSSLTFLTTGNPCLDFFFHVVPDTPPETLLQRLELAWDQSPLTALKLVCNLRGIRGTGKSDRSNFYGAAIWLHRHHPKTLAANIPSLADFGYFKDLPEILYLLLEGSDARKIQKTEWLKRKRGGDRREGTKTEKKQKGKTEALNERVDGAKDKTESSEKEIAHVAREEKKVALAKKLVDRYTSDPDFRFLDDRVSDHFAECLRKDLEFLKSGSVTKVSLAAKWCPSVDSSFDRHTLLCETIAKRIFPREEYNEYVGVEEAHYAYRVRDRLRKEVLVPLRKVLELPEVFIGANRWDLIRYNRVASVAMKFYKEKFVKHDSERFKAYLEDVKSGKTTIAAGALLPHEIIKSLNDEDGGDVAELQWKRVVDDLVKKGKMKSSLAVCDVSGSMDGVPMDVSVALGLLVSELCEEPWKGKVVTFSADPHLHLIEGEDLKSKTQFMRDMDWGMNTDFQKVFDLMLEVAVSGNLRPDQMIKRLFVFSDMEFDQASKNPWETDYEAITRKFEEKGFGDVVPQIIFWNLRDSKATPVPATAKGVALLSGFSKNLLTLFMDKEGELSPLEAMETAISGPEYQNLVVLD from the coding sequence ATGGGCACCCCAACCCTCATAGGTCCACCTGAACTCTACATCGTGAAACCCACCGCAACCCTAACCCAAGGAGCCCCAGCCCCAGCCCCAGCAGTCACAAGCACCACTCCAAGTGACCCCTTCATGGACCAAATGGTGGCAGCATTCAACACCATAGCAACCTCAAACATGACCCTAACCGAAAATTCATCCCTAACATTTCTCACCACGGGGAACCCATGTCTGGATTTCTTCTTCCACGTGGTTCCGGACACTCCACCAGAGACCCTCCTCCAAAGACTCGAACTTGCGTGGGACCAGAGCCCCCTCACCGCCCTAAAACTCGTCTGCAACCTCCGTGGCATACGCGGTACCGGCAAGTCCGACCGCAGTAACTTCTACGGCGCGGCGATATGGCTCCACCGCCACCACCCCAAAACCCTCGCTGCTAACATCCCCTCCCTCGCTGACTTCGGATACTTCAAGGACCTCCCCGAAATCCTTTACCTCCTTCTAGAAGGTTCCGATGCCCGCAAAATTCAGAAAACAGAGTGGCTTAAGAGAAAACGTGGGGGGGACAGGAGGGAAGGAACTAAGACTGAGAAGAAGCAGAAGGGAAAAACGGAGGCTTTGAACGAAAGGGTCGATGGGGCGAAGGACAAAACCGAGTCTTCGGAGAAAGAAATTGCACATGTTGCCAGAGAAGAGAAAAAGGTGGCATTGGCGAAGAAGCTCGTTGATCGTTATACGAGCGACCCAGATTTCCGATTCCTTGACGATCGTGTCTCTGATCATTTTGCTGAGTGTTTGAGGAAGGATCTCGAGTTTTTGAAATCTGGGTCGGTGACGAAAGTCAGTCTTGCCGCGAAATGGTGTCCCTCTGTGGACTCATCTTTCGATCGTCACACTTTGTTGTGTGAAACTATTGCGAAGAGGATTTTTCCTCGTGAGGAGTATAATGAATACGTGGGGGTTGAGGAGGCGCATTATGCTTATAGAGTTCGCGATCGGTTGAGGAAGGAGGTGTTGGTGCCTTTGAGGAAGGTGTTGGAGTTACCTGAGGTGTTTATTGGGGCCAATCGTTGGGATTTGATTCGTTACAATAGGGTTGCTTCTGTGGCTATGAAATTTTATAAAGAGAAATTCGTGAAGCATGATTCCGAGAGGTTTAAGGCTTACTTGGAGGATGTGAAGTCAGGGAAGACTACTATTGCTGCTGGTGCTTTGCTTCCCCATGAGATCATAAAATCATTGAATGATGAGGATGGTGGGGATGTGGCTGAGTTGCAGTGGAAGAGGGTTGTAGATGATTTGGTGAAGAAAGGAAAGATGAAGAGTAGTTTGGCTGTTTGCGATGTGTCTGGGAGTATGGACGGGGTGCCCATGGATGTGAGTGTGGCATTGGGGTTGTTGGTGTCTGAGTTGTGTGAGGAGCCTTGGAAGGGGAAGGTTGTGACTTTCTCTGCTGACCCTCATCTTCATTTGATTGAAGGGGAAGATCTCAAGTCCAAGACTCAGTTTATGAGGGACATGGATTGGGGGATGAACACTGATTTTCAGAAGGTGTTTGATCTCATGTTGGAGGTGGCCGTGAGTGGGAATCTGAGGCCGGATCAGATGATAAAGAGGTTGTTTGTGTTCAGTGACATGGAGTTTGATCAAGCCTCAAAAAATCCTTGGGAGACTGATTACGAAGCAATCACTAGGAAGTTTGAAGAGAAAGGGTTTGGTGATGTCGTGCCTCAGATAATTTTTTGGAATCTGAGAGACTCTAAGGCCACCCCAGTGCCAGCTACTGCGAAAGGAGTGGCACTGCTTAGTGGCTTTTCTAAGAATTTACTCACATTGTTCATGGATAAGGAGGGGGAGCTAAGCCCCTTAGAAGCCATGGAAACTGCAATTTCTGGGCCAGAATATCAGAATCTAGTTGTGCTGGATTAG